One segment of Dromaius novaehollandiae isolate bDroNov1 chromosome Z, bDroNov1.hap1, whole genome shotgun sequence DNA contains the following:
- the LOC135324695 gene encoding tetraspanin-36-like, whose protein sequence is MDCGVITSKTVLVLLSIAFWAAAAGLSYVGGYVINTYKSYDNFLQDKYALLPAVIIICVAVVMFIIGLIGCCATLRESRVGLGLFLAIILVIFIAEVSAFVLGFVYREKVKTDVQGTMRSVFQKYDGKNPESTVVDYLQEQLHCCGVKNYSDWTTTQWFNSTGNNSVPLSCCRQGLSNCTGSLDQPQELNAQGCAEELESGLQSVLSYAMLVILGFAIVKFFGMLSICVLTCKREDSGYQPLYSGVFA, encoded by the exons ATGGACTGCGGCGTGATCACCTCCAAGAcggtgctggtgctgctgagcATCGCCTTCTGG gcagcagcagctggtctTAGCTATGTTGGGGGCTATGTCATTAACACCTACAAGAGTTATGACAACTTCCTGCAAGACAAGTACGCTCTGTTGCCAGCGGTGATCATTATTTGCGTTGCCGTAGTCATGTTCATCATCGGGCTGATCGGCTGCTGTGCCACCCTCCGGGAGTCACGGGTTGGGCTGGGGCTG TTCTTGGCCATTATCCTGGTTATCTTTATTGCAGAAGTATCAGCTTTTGTCCTGGGGTTTGTTTACAGGGAAAAG GTAAAAACTGACGTGCAGGGCACAATGCGTTCAGTCTTCCAAAAGTATGATGGGAAAAATCCAGAGTCTACTGTTGTGGATTacttgcaagaacag CTTCACTGCTGTGGGGTAAAGAACTACAGCGACTGGACGACCACGCAGTGGTTTAACTCCACGGGTAACAACAGCGTCCccctgagctgctgcagacaAGGTCTGAGCAACTGCACGGGCAGTCTGGACCAGCCGCAGGAGCTCAACGCACAG GGCTGTGCGGAGGAGCTGGAGTCTGGGCTGCAGAGTGTGCTCAGCTATGCTATGCTTGTCATCCTGGGATTTGCCATCGTAAAG ttctTCGGCATGCTGAGCATCTGTGTGCTTACTTGCAAGAGAGAAGACAGCGGATATCAGCCCCTTTACTCAGGGGTGTTTGCTTGA